In Fusarium falciforme chromosome 9, complete sequence, the following are encoded in one genomic region:
- a CDS encoding MFS domain-containing protein yields the protein MEKYIDEAVASNQNSGSNSDVDASEVDWTEEEEKRLVRKIDRTVMPLLILGFFALQLDRGNIGNALTDFFFEDVGITQNQFNVGQQLLSLGIVLLEIPSNVILYRLGPSKWIGSQILAWGLVATFQAFQKGLAAFLSTRLLLGLCEAGFIPAGLYTITRWYKKDETSKRFSWYFLGNMIASASSGLIAYGILHMRGIAGLAGWQWLFILEGIFTILTGLVFLSLFPDTTHNPVSLLKIRLFTEDEARILTKRILLDDPSKIHVKPQITKQEFKNVLTNWKLIPHVILTIAGLAPATTMGSYSPTLVRSFGYERLKSNALVSIGGWVLIISNLLWGYLGDKLRMRGPLVTLGIFIFWAFAIGDRLLIKSTDGHKRFALLTCTLSFGWQWHPLNGSWMALNAGTAGERSITMAILIMSANASGIIGSQLFQQKDAPLYETGWTVIVAVVSVGLVASVVANLQYYFLNGRRIARGGLKYSP from the exons ATGGAGAAATATATTGATGAGGCTGTGGCCAGCAACCAGAACAGTGGCAGCAATAGCGATGTCGACGCTAGTGAGGTTGACTGgactgaggaagaggagaagagactGGTCCGAAA GATCGACCGAACAGTCATGCCTCTTCTGATCCTGGGATTCTTTGCCCTTCAGCTAGACCGAGGAAACAT TGGAAATGCGCTTACAGACTTCTTCTTTGAGGATGTGGGCATTACACAGAACCAGTTCAACGTGGGCCAACAACTCCTATCCCTGGGAATCGTTCTTCTAGAA ATTCCCAGCAACGTTATTCTTTACCGTCTTGGACCATCCAAGTGGATTGGCTCACAGATTCTGGCATG GGGCCTCGTCGCCACATTTCAGGCTTTTCAGAAGGGACTCGCCGCGTTTCTCTCGACTCGGCTTCTCCTTGG TCTCTGCGAGGCCGGTTTTATCCCCGCTGGTCTGTACACCATCACTCGATGGTACAAGAAAGATGAGACTAGCAAGCGATTCTCTTGGTACTTTCTCGGAAACATGATTGCTTCGGCTTCTTCTGGCCTCATCGCTTATGGCAT TCTGCACATGCGAGGCATCGCTGGGCTTGCTGGTTGGCAATGGCTTTTCATT CTCGAGGGAATCTTCACCATCCTCACGGGCCTCGTCTTCCTATCCCTCTTCCCAGATACCACCCACAACCCCGTCTCTCTCCTCAAGATCCGTCTCTTCACAGAAGATGAGGCGCGCATCCTTACCAAGAGAATCTTGCTTGACGACCCGTCCAAGATCCACGTTAAGCCTCAGATCACAAAGCAAGAGTTCAAGAATGTG TTGACCAACTGGAAACTTATTCCTCACGTCATTCTCACCATCGCGGGTCTTGCGCCAGCCACCACTATGGGTTCTTACTCGCCTACCCTTGTCAGGTCATTTGGATACGAGAGACTCAAGTCCAACGCTCTGGTCTCCATTGGTGGTTGGGTCCTCATCATTAGCAATCTTCTTTGGGGTTATCTAGG TGACAAGCTCCGGATGCGTGGGCCCCTAGTGACCCTTGGAATTTTCATTTTCTGGGCCTTTGCA ATCGGAGATCGTCTTCTCATCAAATCAACTGATGGACACAAGAGATTCGCTCTCTTAACTTGCACCCTCAGCTTCGGCTGGCAATGGC ACCCTCTCAACGGCTCATGGATGGCCCTCAACGCCGGAACCGCAGGCGAACgctccatcaccatggccatcctcatcatgtcGGCCAACGCATCCGGAATCATCGGAAGCCAGCTGTTCCAGCAAAAGGACGCGCCCCTGTATGAAACTGGTTGGACTGTAATTGTGGCGGTTGTGTCTGTTGGCTTGGTTGCGTCTGTTGTTGCCAACTTGCAGTACTATTTCCTCAATGGTCGACGGATCGCCCGTGGGGGTCTAAAGTACAGCCCTTGA
- a CDS encoding Cysteine--tRNA ligase → MNIFRLRSLTRISPPLSRFRPLHRSYSSRPSFGTTNMESLKLYNSLNPGAPVPFVPIEKGKVAWYACGPTVYDKSHLGHARNYVSTDIIRRILQHYFGFEVNFVMNITDIDDKIIIKARRQRLLELEKNKTYSKDELRELALAAFRAYAKSSLPLLLNDGEDLDATNYAQRRESGYGGVLAGGTISGEGKPGDDEAKVKMHLSNMTAAADAINGGEIFPGADEILLPYLDSLYKETIDTSDQTMFTDLTQSMEALFMEDMDALNVLRPDVITRVTEYVPQIAKFVERIVDKGFAYEAEGSVYFDISAFEKAGNTYARLRPDNRNDKSLQEEGEGSLSKNLGGKKNPGDFALWKKSKAGEPYWPSPWGNGRPGWHIECSVMASDVLGAQMDIHSGGIDLAFPHHDNELAQSEAYFCEHGKGEHTWVNYFLHMGHLSISGSKMSKSLKNFQTIQDALATNYSPRGMRIVFLMGRWNDGVEISPDMRLQADNWESTISNFFINVKALLAEAGISSGVKSVSINEDAKPTEGLLAELEQAKQEFEAALTNSFDTPRAMSVILKLVNTANVHLRDNKDADLAALETIARWITKVVGIFGLDANATAPYDGLGWATVIAADVEPKTAVQPYAEAFAKVKSDVSDLSLESEAISALLEQDPTAEFESIASSGSRDPEQLALPYLRSVSKLRDELRRIVSSQSPETKKAILALTDRIRDEDLTNLGVYLDDRPDNQASLIKFVPAAELIAAREEKAAQAAEKARKKEEARLAREKAELEAREKAKVPPEEMFKGDERYSAWDEQGLPTRMKDGSDVPKSQLKGLKKQWDRQKKAHDDLKAKGLL, encoded by the exons ATGAATATATTTCGCCTTCGTTCCCTAACAAGAATCTCCCCTCCATTGTCCCGATTTCGACCCCTCCATCGATCGTACTCGTCCCGCCCAAGCTTCGGCACCACCAACATGGAGTCGCTGAAGCTCTACAACTCGCTCAACCCGGGCGCTCCAGTTCCCTTTGTCCCCAttgagaagggcaaggtTGCCTGGTACGCTTGCGGTCCGACCGTGTACGACAAGAGCCATCTGGGTCACGCGCGCAACTATGTGTCGACCGACATTATCCGCCGTATTCTGCAGCACTACTTTGGCTTCGAGGTCAACTTTGTCATGAACATTACCGACATTGACGACAAG atcatcatcaaggctcGACGACAACGTTTGCTTGAActcgagaagaacaagaccTACTCCAAGGACGAACTCCGGGAGCTTGCCCTCGCCGCCTTCCGCGCATACGCCAAGAGCAGCCTGCCTCTGCTCCTCAACGATGGGGAGGACCTCGATGCGACCAACTATGCCCAGCGGAGAGAATCCGGATATGGAGGAGTGCTTGCTGGAGGAACCATCTCTGGAGAGGGCAAGCCTGGagacgacgaggccaaggtcaagatgcACCTCAGCAACATGACAGCCGCTGCCGATGCCATCAATGGAGGCGAGATCTTCCCTGGCGCCGACGAAATCCTCCTTCCCTATCTCGATTCCCTCTACAAGGAGACTATCGACACCAGCGATCAGACCATGTTCACCGACCTTACCCAGAGCATGGAGGCTCTCTTCATGGAGGATATGGATGCGTTGAACGTTCTCAGACCCGACGTTATCACCCGTGTCACCGAATACGTTCCCCAGATCGCCAAGTTCGTCGAGAGAATTGTTGACAAGGGGTTCGCATATGAGGCCGAGGGGTCTGTCTACTTTGACATTTCCGCATTTGAGAAGGCTGGTAACACCTATGCGCGATTGCGGCCCGACAACCGAAACGACAAGTCTCTtcaggaggagggcgagggatCGCTCTCCAAGAACCTCGGTGGGAAGAAGAACCCAGGCGACTTTGCCCTGTGGAAGAAGTCCAAGGCCGGTGAGCCTTACTGGCCCAGCCCTTGGGGAAATGGTCGCCCTGGATGGCACATTGAGTGCTCAGTCATGGCCTCTGATGTTCTGGGCGCACAGATGGACATTCACTCTGGTGGCATTGATCTCGCATTCCCTCACCACGACAATGAGCTGGCCCAAAGTGAGGCCTACTTCTGCGAGCACGGCAAGGGAGAGCACACCTGGGTCAACTATTTCCTCCACATGGGTCACTTGTCCATCTCTGGTTCCAAGATGTCCAAGTCTTTGAAGAACTTCCAGACTATTCAGGATGCGCTGGCTACGAATTACTCTCCCCGGGGCATGCGAATCGTCTTCCTCATGGGCCGATGGAACGATGGTGTCGAGATTTCGCCCGATATGCGATTGCAGGCTGACAACTGGGAGTCTACTATTAGC AACTTCTTCATCAATGTCAAGGCGCTTCTCGCCGAGGCTGGTATCTCGAGCGGCGTCAAGTCGGTGTCTATCAACGAAGATGCCAAGCCAACTGAGGGTCTCCTGGCCGAGCTTGAGCAAGCGAAGCAGGAGTTTGAGGCTGCTCTGACCAACTCTTTCGACACACCACGAGCCATGTCTGTCATTCTCAAGCTGGTCAACACAGCCAACGTTCACTTGAGGGACAACAAGGACGCTGATCTCGCAGCTCTCGAGACGATTGCTCGATGGATCACCAAGGTTGTTGGCATCTTTGGCCTTGACGCCAACGCGACAGCTCCATATGACGGCCTTGGCTGGGCGACAGTCATTGCTGCTGACGTCGAGCCCAAGACGGCCGTGCAACCCTACGCAGAGGCctttgccaaggtcaagtcgGACGTATCCGACCTGTCCCTGGAGAGCGAGGCTATCTCTGCACTGCTCGAGCAGGATCCCACCGCCGAGTTTGAGTCGATCGCTTCAAGTGGCTCGCGAGACCCTGAGCAACTGGCACTGCCCTACCTTCGCTCCGTGTCCAAGCTTCGAGATGAGCTCCGACGAATCGTCTCCAGCCAATCTCctgagaccaagaaggcGATTCTTGCTCTGACAGATCGCATCCGTGACGAGGATCTCACCAATCTGGGTGTCTACCTGGATGATCGGCCCGACAACCAGGCTTCTTTGATCAAGTTCGTCCCTGCCGCTGAGCTGATTGCCGCTCGTGAAGAGAAGGCCGCTCAAGCCGCCGAGAAGGCTcgaaagaaggaagaggcccGTCTCGCTCGGGAGAAGGCCGAGCTTGAGGCCcgagaaaaggccaaggtgcCGCCTGAGGAGATGTTCAAGGGCGATGAGAGGTACAGCGCTTGGGACGAGCAAGGATTGCCGACAAGGATGAAGGACGGAAGCGATGTGCCCAAGAGTCAACTAAAGGGATTGAAGAAACAGTGGGATCGACAGAAGAAGGCGCACGATGATCTCAAAGCCAAGGGCCTTCTGTAG
- a CDS encoding TRNA (adenine(58)-N(1))-methyltransferase catalytic subunit TRM61, with the protein MAQPSPFLEPGNVTSPGNLAIILLSRDNLQPITLEQSTGAVDGYLEGATLNTRFGSFPHSTLLNIPWGSQVRASAVDTGSRGRKRRREATDEDTPTTTGPDDDVADAKSKQVKKAVTASSGFIHILRPTPELWTSSLPHRTQVVYTPDYSYILQRIRAVPGTRIIEAGAGSGSFTHASARAVYNGYPKDEDDVRGKVFSFEYHEPRYNKMQEEIHNHKLDGVVKISHRDVYNEGFLVDGKSPRANAVFLDLPAPWEALHHLSRQRPDKASKDGDAETPEWVSPLDPKKSVHICTFSPCIEQVTRTIEELRLLGWTDIDMVEISHRRFNVVRERIGANLPNERGNILAPADVTEAVERLKEINRKTKEFHKAQLQAANGEGDSSAMDVDTPAPAPKSNGQQEDSKPWMHGKLYHRPETDLKTHTSYLTFAVLPREWTEEDEAAAWEKFPCGKEGGVIGSLNKQARKQQTREKLAAKKKRKQGNDTQAAAAAGDTEDKAETQ; encoded by the coding sequence ATGGCACAGCCCTCGCCCTTTCTCGAGCCAGGAAATGTCACGAGTCCAGGAAACCTTGCAATCATCTTGCTCTCTCGCGACAATCTTCAGCCCATCACCCTCGAGCAGTCAACAGGAGCTGTCGATGGCTACCTTGAAGGCGCAACATTGAACACTCGCTTCGGGTCGTTTCCTCACTCAACGCTGCTCAACATCCCATGGGGATCTCAAGTTCGCGCCTCGGCCGTTGATACGGGCTCAAGAGGGCGTAAGCGACGTCGAGAAGCCACAGACGAGGACACACCGACGACAACTGGCCCGGACGACGATGTCGCGGATGCAAAGTCCaagcaggtcaagaaggcaGTAACTGCTTCCAGTGGCTTCATTCATATCTTGCGACCAACTCCTGAGCTCTGGACGAGCAGTCTACCCCACCGAACCCAGGTTGTGTACACCCCCGACTATAGCTATATCCTGCAACGAATTCGAGCGGTACCTGGTACTCGCATCATTGAGGCGGGAGCCGGGAGTGGTAGCTTTACGCATGCGTCTGCAAGAGCCGTGTACAATGGCTACCcgaaggatgaggacgacgtgAGGGGCAAGGTCTTCAGCTTTGAGTACCACGAGCCACGGTATAACAAAATGCAGGAGGAGATTCACAATCACAAATTGGATGGGGTTGTCAAGATTTCACATCGCGACGTCTATAACGAAGGATTCCTCGTCGACGGCAAATCTCCCCGCGCCAACGCCGTCTTCCTCGACCTACCAGCTCCATGGGAAGCCCTCCACCACCTCTCACGGCAGAGACCCGACAAGGCAAGCAAGGACGGAGATGCCGAAACACCAGAATGGGTTTCACCTCTGGACCCTAAGAAATCCGTCCACATCTGCACCTTCTCACCCTGCATAGAGCAAGTCACACGGACGATAGAGGAGCTCAGACTCTTGGGTTGGACCGACATCGACATGGTTGAAATTTCACATCGACGATTCAACGTGGTCCGTGAGCGCATCGGAGCGAATCTCCCCAACGAGAGAGGCAACATCCTGGCTCCTGCGGACGTGACGGAGGCGGTAGAGAGACTCAAGGAAATCAACCGCAAGACCAAGGAATTCCACAAGGCGCAGCTTCAGGCAGCAAATGGCGAGGGAGACTCGTCGGCCATGGACGTCGACACGCCGGCACCTGCACCCAAGTCCAACGGACAGCAGGAGGATTCGAAGCCGTGGATGCACGGCAAGCTCTACCACCGGCCCGAGACGGATCTCAAAACCCACACGTCTTACCTCACCTTTGCGGTGCTGCCGCGCGAATGgaccgaggaggatgaggcggCGGCATGGGAGAAGTTCCCCTGCGGAAAGGAGGGCGGAGTCATCGGTAGCCTCAACAAGCAGGCTCGGAAGCAGCAGACGAGAGAGAAGCtggcggccaagaagaagcgcaagcaaGGAAATGATACccaagcagcagcggcagcgggaGATACGGAGGACAAGGCAGAGACACAATAA